In Tumebacillus amylolyticus, a single window of DNA contains:
- a CDS encoding GNAT family N-acetyltransferase, whose amino-acid sequence MICKLEERHRVVLTEFLAQDPYYALFFQGNLLAMGFGHPNLEYWGSFDGSELTAVLMRYVNNFSILAHEEGMDLQGLILIANEFDEIRALTGRPWIMEQFVSGLTRHPMSNLHHDYFCALSAEAFQPGSVESVRRTTVEDAEEVGVLYAQGEFKHFTADVYRRRLLDSHCRSFAVVDEQGRIVSMAMTTAETPDAAMIGSVYTPSESRGRGYASRAMSALCADLLADGKKPCLFYDNPSAGVIYRRLGFQDIGMFNMAEK is encoded by the coding sequence ATGATCTGCAAACTGGAGGAAAGGCACCGTGTGGTGCTGACGGAGTTTTTGGCACAGGATCCGTATTATGCGCTGTTCTTCCAAGGCAATTTGCTGGCGATGGGGTTTGGTCATCCGAATTTGGAGTATTGGGGTTCGTTTGACGGGTCGGAGTTGACGGCGGTGCTGATGCGCTATGTCAATAATTTTTCGATCCTGGCGCATGAGGAAGGGATGGACCTCCAAGGGTTGATCCTCATCGCCAACGAGTTTGACGAGATCCGAGCTCTCACCGGAAGGCCGTGGATTATGGAGCAGTTCGTGTCGGGGCTGACGCGCCATCCGATGTCCAACCTGCATCATGACTACTTCTGCGCGCTGTCTGCGGAGGCGTTTCAACCGGGTTCTGTCGAGAGTGTGCGACGTACGACGGTCGAGGATGCAGAGGAGGTCGGGGTGCTGTATGCGCAGGGAGAGTTCAAGCATTTTACAGCAGATGTCTACCGTCGCCGATTGCTTGATTCGCACTGTCGCTCCTTTGCGGTGGTAGATGAGCAGGGACGGATCGTGTCGATGGCGATGACCACCGCCGAAACGCCGGATGCCGCGATGATCGGGTCGGTGTACACGCCGTCCGAATCTCGTGGGCGCGGCTATGCATCGCGGGCAATGTCTGCGCTGTGTGCCGATTTGCTTGCAGACGGCAAGAAACCTTGTTTGTTTTACGACAACCCGTCGGCGGGTGTGATCTATCGTCGACTTGGATTTCAAGATATTGGAATGTTTAATATGGCGGAAAAGTAA
- a CDS encoding ABC transporter permease, with protein MQKLLRFRLTNPVLVKEFRGRMRTMKTPLLLAAYLLIVGGITFGYMYIRYSNQTYYRPGESKDLFLMLAVLQLILIGFVAPGLTAGTISGERERQTLNILLTTHLSPTKIVLAKMVSSLAFIGLLVFSTLPVYAIVFLYGGISPGQMFGVFVMYLVSMLLFGSIGMFCSAWFKRTGVSTVLAYGVSLFMLGGTALLAVFISEYLNMYQYRVYGQHVGYPNLFYLTALNPVLNLISLFEPSAVMMGQNGSVSPQQGIPIQPTLYYSLVYIPVSALLLFFSVRMVAPVKKKLFRRRSAGGQ; from the coding sequence ATGCAGAAGTTGCTTCGTTTTCGATTGACGAACCCGGTGTTGGTCAAGGAGTTTCGGGGCCGGATGCGAACGATGAAGACACCGCTGTTGCTGGCGGCCTACTTGCTCATCGTCGGGGGAATCACGTTTGGCTATATGTACATCCGCTATTCCAACCAAACGTACTACCGGCCGGGGGAGAGCAAGGATCTGTTCCTGATGCTTGCGGTCTTGCAATTGATCTTGATCGGTTTCGTCGCACCGGGTCTCACCGCGGGGACGATCTCCGGGGAGCGGGAGCGGCAGACGCTGAACATCTTGCTGACGACCCACTTGTCGCCGACCAAGATCGTGCTTGCCAAGATGGTGTCTTCGCTCGCCTTTATCGGGTTGTTGGTTTTTTCGACGCTGCCGGTTTATGCGATCGTCTTTCTCTACGGCGGGATTTCGCCGGGGCAGATGTTCGGCGTGTTCGTGATGTACTTGGTTTCGATGCTGTTATTCGGTTCGATTGGCATGTTTTGCTCGGCGTGGTTTAAGCGCACAGGGGTTTCGACCGTGCTCGCGTACGGGGTGTCGCTGTTTATGCTTGGCGGAACGGCTTTGTTGGCGGTGTTCATCTCCGAGTATCTCAATATGTATCAGTACCGGGTGTACGGACAGCATGTCGGTTATCCGAATCTGTTCTATCTCACAGCGTTGAACCCGGTGTTGAACTTGATTTCGCTGTTTGAGCCAAGTGCGGTGATGATGGGGCAGAACGGGTCCGTTTCGCCGCAACAGGGAATTCCGATTCAGCCTACGCTTTACTATTCGTTGGTCTACATTCCGGTGTCTGCGTTGCTGTTGTTCTTCAGCGTGCGCATGGTAGCGCCGGTCAAGAAAAAATTATTTCGTCGTCGTTCGGCGGGGGGACAATGA
- a CDS encoding DUF7408 domain-containing protein: protein MKKQKRWRRSVAFLAAAVLTTALWAPAALAADDVKMTSVVGWDGTFKLEAPTFVEVTVENQGDDLNGTLNVGPQNSQNGGNTVAGSYEKEVVIPKGSTKTFRIDVPGELFYDAVKVRLLDAKGKVVQDASPSQVAVREGILIGGVTEKKDDLNVFSLVTSPAVGGKVTLKWMKNSDLPDRPELLKGLDVLTVNHAPKEKLTDEQVQTIHDWVERGGTLLLSGGLNYQGGAGLFQDLSPVQVTGAGKADDLSDLQRFTGIKPSVKELNVSTGTLVQGAKALVKSGNGPLIAERDIGAGHVFYAAYDLSEEPLASWQGNKELWSNVFRTADFEASHKPSQNNGGMRSIDQQMQIISASQMFHDLFPAYKTAAVVFLGYLILVGPLMYVVLRRVNRREWGWGLIPVTALLFTAGIVMLDGGPRNSNTRAQTAAIIDLKTDKIAEVAAGSSFLVTSGGDYAVTYKENSFLYPSNYNSGSNNDTTRMVLGDGKPTLRYQDVEYWSLRSAFADTTLENQGSIHPDLHVDKAGNLVGKLVNNTKFDLEEVHLLIGNDAIKISDLKAGQTLQVNEPIKSGSPSLGVPGNSYVEKMFPYVGGVFDQEKEQYRNLTSYATSPWEIGTASVQLFGFTNAPLSLYTIDGKQVKDDRNFSLVRQVLPIQYEDVTALPAGLIRPEIFAMDGQTFMSPDGLRIAVGSATLQYDLKSRPDFQVEKVTTNLDSAAYAMYDKQLYNFKTGQWVQVAKENTPTISGDLVSQLISPEGELRVKLISTTPQDQFLQYPTVGLEGKVSP, encoded by the coding sequence ATGAAAAAGCAGAAGAGATGGCGCCGTTCAGTTGCGTTTCTGGCAGCGGCCGTTTTGACGACTGCGCTGTGGGCACCGGCTGCGCTTGCGGCGGACGATGTCAAGATGACGTCCGTCGTCGGCTGGGACGGCACTTTTAAATTGGAAGCTCCGACGTTTGTGGAAGTCACAGTCGAGAACCAAGGCGACGACCTCAACGGCACGCTCAACGTCGGTCCGCAGAATTCGCAAAACGGAGGCAATACGGTCGCCGGGAGTTATGAGAAGGAAGTTGTGATCCCAAAGGGAAGCACCAAAACGTTCCGAATCGATGTCCCGGGCGAATTGTTCTATGATGCCGTGAAAGTGCGGTTGCTCGACGCCAAAGGCAAAGTGGTCCAAGACGCTTCGCCCTCGCAAGTCGCCGTACGAGAGGGGATCTTGATCGGCGGCGTCACGGAGAAAAAGGACGACCTCAACGTGTTCTCACTCGTCACTTCGCCCGCTGTCGGCGGCAAAGTGACGCTGAAATGGATGAAGAATTCCGACCTGCCCGACCGCCCCGAACTGTTGAAAGGGCTGGACGTGCTGACCGTCAACCACGCGCCCAAGGAGAAACTCACCGACGAGCAGGTGCAGACGATTCACGATTGGGTCGAGCGCGGGGGGACGCTGCTATTATCCGGCGGTTTGAATTATCAAGGCGGGGCCGGGCTGTTCCAAGACCTCTCCCCGGTGCAAGTGACAGGGGCGGGCAAAGCAGACGACCTCTCCGATTTGCAACGCTTCACCGGGATCAAACCGTCGGTGAAGGAGTTGAACGTCTCCACCGGCACGCTCGTCCAAGGAGCGAAAGCGCTGGTCAAGAGCGGCAACGGACCGCTGATCGCCGAGCGTGACATCGGAGCCGGGCATGTTTTTTATGCGGCGTATGATCTCAGCGAAGAACCGTTGGCGTCGTGGCAGGGCAACAAGGAATTATGGAGCAATGTATTCCGAACCGCTGATTTCGAGGCGTCGCACAAGCCTTCCCAGAACAACGGCGGGATGCGTTCCATCGACCAGCAGATGCAGATCATCAGCGCGTCGCAGATGTTCCATGACCTGTTCCCCGCGTACAAGACGGCGGCGGTGGTCTTCCTCGGATATCTCATTTTGGTCGGGCCGTTGATGTACGTTGTCTTGCGTCGGGTGAACCGCCGCGAATGGGGTTGGGGCTTAATTCCGGTGACGGCGCTGTTGTTCACGGCGGGCATCGTGATGCTCGATGGCGGGCCGCGCAACAGCAACACACGCGCACAGACCGCCGCGATCATCGATCTGAAAACGGACAAAATCGCCGAAGTGGCGGCGGGATCGTCGTTCCTCGTCACCAGCGGCGGCGATTATGCCGTGACCTACAAGGAAAATTCGTTCCTCTACCCGTCGAACTATAACAGCGGGAGCAACAACGATACAACGCGCATGGTGTTGGGAGACGGCAAGCCGACCCTTCGGTACCAAGACGTCGAGTACTGGTCGCTGCGCAGTGCTTTTGCAGATACGACGCTTGAAAACCAAGGCAGCATCCATCCCGATTTGCACGTGGACAAAGCGGGCAACCTCGTCGGGAAGTTGGTCAACAACACGAAGTTCGATTTGGAAGAAGTGCATCTGCTGATCGGCAATGACGCCATCAAGATCTCCGATCTGAAAGCCGGGCAAACCCTCCAAGTCAACGAACCCATCAAAAGCGGTTCCCCAAGCCTCGGCGTACCCGGCAACAGCTATGTGGAAAAAATGTTCCCCTACGTAGGCGGGGTGTTCGATCAAGAAAAGGAGCAGTACCGCAACCTCACGTCCTACGCGACATCGCCGTGGGAGATCGGCACAGCGTCCGTGCAATTGTTCGGTTTCACCAACGCGCCGCTTTCGCTCTACACAATTGACGGCAAACAAGTCAAAGACGACCGCAACTTCTCTCTCGTTCGCCAAGTGCTGCCGATTCAGTATGAGGACGTCACGGCGCTTCCGGCCGGTTTGATTCGTCCCGAGATTTTCGCCATGGACGGGCAGACGTTTATGTCTCCGGACGGTTTGCGGATCGCGGTCGGTTCCGCCACGCTGCAATACGATTTGAAGTCTCGACCGGACTTCCAAGTGGAAAAAGTGACGACCAACCTCGATTCGGCGGCGTATGCGATGTATGACAAGCAACTCTATAATTTTAAAACCGGCCAATGGGTGCAAGTTGCCAAGGAAAACACCCCGACGATCTCCGGCGACCTCGTGTCCCAGTTGATCTCGCCGGAGGGGGAATTGCGCGTGAAACTGATCTCCACCACGCCGCAAGACCAATTCTTGCAATACCCGACTGTCGGTCTGGAAGGGAAGGTGTCGCCGTGA
- a CDS encoding ATP-binding cassette domain-containing protein: MIRTVNLTKRYGKFLAVNNLNLHIEQGSVFGFVGPNGAGKSTTMSILATLMEPTTGHAYVGGFDVTQDPDKVRQLIGYMPDFFGVYDNLTAVEYLDFYAGAYDIPKEKRPALIENLLELVNLTMKADSFVDTLSRGMKQRLGLARCLVHDPQVLILDEPASGLDPRARIEMKEILKELKSMGKTIIISSHILPELAEMCDTIGIIEQGQLIALAPVDQIASRVAGHKVLRVKLLDRVEEAHAQVHYLEHVSQVDVQDNTLLIQYTGDEAGQVELLAKLVQNGLPVLSFAEEAGNLEEVFLTVTKGVGS, encoded by the coding sequence GTGATTCGCACCGTCAACCTCACCAAGCGCTATGGAAAATTCCTCGCGGTGAACAATTTGAACCTGCATATCGAGCAGGGGTCTGTATTTGGCTTCGTCGGTCCCAACGGAGCGGGCAAATCGACGACGATGTCCATTCTCGCCACGTTGATGGAGCCGACAACGGGCCATGCGTATGTCGGAGGGTTCGATGTGACGCAGGACCCGGACAAAGTCAGACAGTTGATCGGCTATATGCCGGACTTTTTCGGGGTGTATGACAACTTGACGGCCGTTGAGTACCTCGATTTCTATGCGGGGGCGTACGACATCCCCAAGGAAAAGCGTCCCGCGCTGATTGAGAACCTGCTGGAATTGGTCAACCTCACCATGAAGGCAGACTCGTTTGTCGACACCCTCTCGCGGGGAATGAAGCAACGCCTCGGGCTCGCTCGCTGTCTCGTCCATGATCCGCAAGTTTTGATCCTCGACGAACCGGCTTCCGGTCTCGACCCGCGTGCCCGCATTGAAATGAAGGAAATTCTCAAAGAGCTCAAATCGATGGGCAAGACGATCATCATCTCCTCGCACATCTTGCCGGAGCTCGCCGAGATGTGTGACACGATCGGGATCATCGAGCAGGGCCAATTGATCGCCCTCGCCCCGGTGGATCAGATCGCCTCGCGTGTGGCGGGACATAAAGTGTTGCGTGTGAAATTGCTCGATCGAGTCGAGGAAGCGCATGCACAAGTGCATTATCTGGAGCATGTTTCGCAGGTCGACGTGCAGGACAACACGCTGTTGATTCAATACACGGGCGACGAAGCAGGTCAAGTGGAGCTGCTCGCCAAATTGGTGCAGAACGGCCTGCCGGTGCTGAGTTTTGCAGAAGAGGCGGGGAATCTGGAAGAAGTGTTCCTCACCGTGACGAAAGGGGTCGGTTCTTGA
- a CDS encoding exopolyphosphatase encodes MRLITRSDFDGLVCAMLFKKMGMIDEMKFVHPKDMQDGLIEVTENDILANVPYVPGCGLWFDHHASELQRMGEKVEFKGETRLSPSAARVVYEYYGGREKFGPELDSIMEGVDKADSAQFSADDILNPKGWDLLSFIMDARTGLGRYRDYRISNYQLMEDLVDYCAHMSIDEIMELPDVKERVERYFELDREFRDMLQKYTRTDGNVIISDLRGVETIFPGNRFMVYALYPEQNISIWAIDGKAKQNAVFACGHSIINRSSKTDVGSLMLANGGGGHKAAGTCQVPYGESDRVLQELVDTMKQNG; translated from the coding sequence ATGCGTCTGATCACACGTTCCGACTTTGACGGATTGGTTTGTGCCATGCTCTTTAAAAAAATGGGGATGATCGACGAAATGAAGTTCGTCCACCCAAAAGACATGCAGGATGGGCTGATCGAGGTCACCGAAAACGATATCCTTGCAAACGTCCCTTATGTACCGGGCTGCGGCCTGTGGTTTGACCACCATGCCAGCGAATTGCAACGCATGGGCGAGAAAGTCGAATTCAAGGGTGAAACCCGCCTCTCCCCGAGTGCGGCTCGCGTCGTCTACGAATACTACGGCGGCCGTGAGAAGTTTGGCCCGGAGCTCGACTCGATCATGGAAGGCGTCGACAAAGCCGACTCCGCACAATTCAGCGCAGACGACATCTTGAATCCGAAGGGTTGGGACCTGCTCTCGTTCATCATGGACGCGCGCACCGGCCTCGGACGATACCGCGACTACCGCATCTCCAACTACCAATTGATGGAGGACCTCGTCGACTATTGCGCTCACATGAGCATCGACGAAATCATGGAACTCCCGGATGTCAAGGAACGTGTCGAACGTTATTTCGAACTCGACCGCGAATTCCGCGACATGCTGCAAAAGTACACCCGCACCGACGGCAACGTCATCATCTCCGACTTGCGCGGTGTGGAAACGATCTTCCCGGGCAACCGCTTCATGGTGTATGCGCTGTACCCGGAACAGAACATCTCGATCTGGGCGATCGACGGCAAAGCGAAGCAGAATGCCGTGTTCGCATGCGGTCACAGCATCATCAACCGTTCCTCGAAGACCGATGTCGGTTCGCTGATGCTCGCCAACGGCGGCGGCGGTCACAAAGCTGCAGGCACCTGCCAAGTCCCGTATGGGGAATCGGACCGCGTGTTGCAAGAACTCGTAGATACGATGAAACAGAACGGCTAG
- a CDS encoding rhodanese-related sulfurtransferase: MKYRILLYYKYTTIEDPEAFAAEHLEVCKEMGLKGRILVANEGINGTVSGTVEQTQAYMNHMHKDPRFADLWFKIDEAPKHAFRKMKVKARKEIVNWSMADQDNVDPNETTGKYLNPKEWKEMMEQEDVIIIDGRNDYEYDIGHFKGAIRPEVETTREFPQWIRENLSQYKDKKVLTYCTGGIRCEKLSGFLVKEGFQDVSQLHGGIVTYGQDPETKGEGWEGKLYVFDERIAVPVNRVEDKVIASCYHCGKPHDRYVNCANPFCHKQHVCCEECEPLHKRSCSKECEEHPANRYELELQMAQELVKQEQQEA; this comes from the coding sequence ATGAAGTACCGCATTTTGCTGTACTACAAATATACGACGATTGAAGACCCGGAGGCATTCGCCGCCGAGCACTTGGAAGTCTGCAAAGAAATGGGCTTGAAAGGCCGCATCCTCGTGGCCAACGAAGGCATCAACGGGACGGTCTCCGGCACTGTGGAACAAACGCAAGCGTATATGAATCATATGCACAAAGATCCGCGATTTGCCGATTTGTGGTTCAAAATTGACGAAGCGCCGAAGCATGCGTTCCGCAAGATGAAGGTCAAAGCGCGCAAGGAGATCGTCAACTGGTCGATGGCCGATCAAGACAACGTCGATCCCAACGAGACGACCGGCAAGTACCTGAATCCAAAGGAATGGAAAGAAATGATGGAGCAGGAGGACGTCATCATCATCGACGGGCGCAACGACTACGAGTACGACATCGGCCATTTCAAAGGCGCGATTCGTCCGGAAGTGGAAACCACCCGCGAGTTCCCGCAATGGATTCGCGAGAACTTGAGCCAGTACAAGGACAAAAAAGTCCTGACCTACTGCACCGGCGGCATTCGTTGTGAAAAACTGTCGGGCTTCCTCGTGAAGGAAGGCTTCCAAGACGTGTCTCAGCTTCACGGCGGGATCGTCACCTACGGCCAAGACCCGGAAACCAAGGGCGAAGGTTGGGAGGGCAAACTCTACGTGTTCGACGAGCGCATCGCCGTTCCGGTCAATCGCGTGGAGGACAAAGTCATCGCGTCCTGTTACCACTGCGGCAAGCCGCACGACCGTTATGTGAACTGCGCGAACCCGTTCTGCCACAAACAGCACGTCTGCTGCGAAGAGTGTGAACCGCTCCACAAGCGTTCTTGCTCCAAGGAATGCGAGGAACACCCGGCCAACCGCTATGAGCTCGAATTGCAGATGGCGCAAGAACTCGTCAAACAGGAACAACAGGAAGCGTAA
- a CDS encoding cation diffusion facilitator family transporter → MIAEKGAGMVAAWVSLISNILLTVIKIAVGVLFQSQVLVADGAHNGADVIASAATVGSMRISNRPADEDHPYGHGKAEVLASSLVAVILVAAGIFIAYESIAALFEPASKAHVISLIAAFVSLVWKQILYLYTMRLGKQTNSKGLIATAYDHLVDVYASGAALIGVGLGLIGEHYHLDYLSYGDPVAGIIVSFLVLKIAYKMGREALDVLMEKNIDSEKLNQYILLVQSVPEVKRIDRLRAREHGHYVLVDVRVGVPGFMTIQQGHDISREIKRSIMEEHDDVYEVLIHLNPWYPEEDTGPEPESDPELEDEKETSPTM, encoded by the coding sequence ATGATTGCAGAAAAAGGAGCAGGCATGGTTGCCGCATGGGTGAGTTTGATCAGCAACATCCTGCTGACCGTCATCAAAATCGCGGTTGGCGTGCTCTTTCAAAGTCAGGTCTTGGTCGCCGATGGAGCTCACAACGGCGCAGACGTCATCGCATCGGCCGCAACGGTCGGTTCGATGCGCATTTCCAACCGCCCCGCGGATGAAGACCATCCGTACGGGCACGGCAAAGCGGAAGTTCTCGCTTCCAGTCTCGTCGCTGTCATCTTGGTGGCTGCGGGGATTTTCATCGCGTATGAATCGATTGCCGCTCTGTTTGAGCCGGCGTCAAAAGCGCACGTCATCTCGTTGATCGCCGCGTTCGTGTCTTTGGTTTGGAAACAAATCCTCTATCTGTACACGATGCGACTTGGCAAACAAACGAATTCCAAAGGTCTGATCGCCACCGCCTACGACCACCTCGTCGACGTCTACGCGTCGGGAGCTGCGTTGATCGGCGTCGGGCTCGGCTTGATCGGAGAGCACTATCACCTCGACTACCTGTCCTACGGCGACCCTGTGGCAGGCATTATCGTCTCGTTCCTCGTGCTGAAAATCGCCTACAAAATGGGCCGAGAAGCGCTCGACGTCCTCATGGAGAAGAATATCGACAGTGAAAAACTGAACCAATACATCCTACTCGTCCAGTCTGTTCCCGAAGTTAAACGCATCGACCGTCTGCGCGCTCGCGAGCACGGTCATTACGTCCTCGTCGACGTTCGCGTCGGAGTGCCGGGTTTTATGACCATTCAACAAGGCCATGATATCTCCCGCGAGATCAAGCGGTCGATCATGGAAGAGCATGATGATGTGTATGAGGTATTGATTCATCTGAATCCGTGGTACCCCGAGGAAGACACCGGGCCGGAACCTGAGAGTGATCCGGAACTGGAAGATGAAAAAGAGACCAGTCCTACGATGTAG